The genomic interval ATGCCCTGAAATTGAGAAAACTTAACGGCTACAATCTAACCAGTAGAAAGTTTGCTCATGACTTCAGAGAACAGTTTAAAAGTATTGAACACAATTGGCCAAATGTTAGCACGAAATTCGGGCCACTAACTTTAATGCAGGGATGGAAAAAAACCGATATAAATTTTCTTATAGAAGATATTTTGGAGATTGCCAACGAGTTTATTGAAATTGATATTTTGATTGAAAGTCTGCTTGATGGAAAAGCTAAATAAATGTATCAAAATAATTTATGGTTAAGCCCGTATTATTTTCATTATAATAATTCAGGTAGCTTACAATTTTATATCCATTATCAAATGTCACAACTTGCCCATAGTTGCCCTTGCCAAATTGGTTGTATAAGGTAAGAGATAATTTGTTCATGTAAGAGTATCCGATACCCATAGCAGTACCGATAGATTCCACAAAACCGGCTGAGGGCGGGCCGTTTAATGTGTATGATGTACATGTTGTGGTACCCGGAAATTATGGTGACTATATAAGGGGAATTATAGATCCGACGTCTGTATTTTTAGCAGCCGGTGAGATTTATAAATATGGGATAACTAAATATGGTTCGGTTTTAAGAAGATACGAAGCCTTCTCCTGGACAAGTCCTAAAGAAATGATGATATTAGAAAATTTGGTAAGCGGTAATTTCGCTCCATATGAATGGTACGCAACTAGAAGGAGTTATGCACAGGCCCGATTTATAGAAGCAGGACTTATTACCGCTTATCTGTCCATTAGAGGAAAACTGCCGCCTGGTAACACAGGGACATATTAGCAATAAAGATTTTAGAATTAAATTATGGATGACAAAGAATTAAAGAAAAAATTAAGCGAAGCACGTAAAAACAGGGAATATGGCCAATTCCCAGAAGCCTTGGCTATCTTACATCAGATCAGTAATGAATTCCCAAATAATGCGCAATACCGTTATCTATTGGCAGCTACTTATTATGAAAGCTGGAATACCGATGCTGCTTTAAAACATGCTGGTGAAGCACTGTCTATCGACGCTAACCATAAGCAAACCTACGAATTGCTGGGAGATATATATGCTAAGCAAAATGATACGGAAAAGGCAATTGCAAATTACGAAAGAGCTTATCAATTAGATTCGCAATATCTTTTTGTTGAAGAGAAGTTGATAAAAATATATTTCAAAGCCGAAAATTATGAAGGAGTAATTCATATATGCGATAATTTAATGAGCCATGTCCCAATAGATAAATCTACAGCCAAATCCCGCGCTTTAACATCTGTTTATCTGAGTACTCTCTTGCATAAAAGCTATGGATTTGTATATCTGAAAAAGTATGAAGAAGCCATAGCGGGATTGCTACATCGCAGGAAAATGAACATTGAACTCGGCCTTCCGACTTATGCGGGGCAATATAAAGATGATGATGAATCTATTTTTAAAATGTATTATAAACTGGGTAATACAGAGGAAATTAATCAATACCGTGAATTGTTAAAACGAGAATATAAAATTAGTGACGAAGAGATTAAGATCTTAGAAGAAGACGCAAAAGGCGACATTATTATAAACCGGCAAAAGTATAACATACCTTGGTAGTACCTTGATAAATTATCTGAAATGAAACCGGACAGAAGAATACAAGAAATTCAAAATCTTTCTAATGTTCAATCAGAGGAAGGACGAATTAGAGAATCGGCACTTACTTACAGGAAGCTGCAATTTTTGTATCCACAGGAAAAAGAGTTTTACATAACCTATATCCAATATCTGGAAGAGGAATCTGTAATTGCAGAATTGCTATGGAATGCTTACGAAGAAAGTTTGGCGTGCTGCGACAGGGCCATTGTTAACTTACCTGTTGAAGACTCTTTTTATTTCTACCAGAAAAAATTGGAACTTTTCATTTTAATGATAGATAATGATTTCTCCTGGTATGGGCCCCGTAAAGAAGGCATACAAAATTACA from Pedobacter sp. WC2423 carries:
- a CDS encoding tetratricopeptide repeat protein; its protein translation is MKPDRRIQEIQNLSNVQSEEGRIRESALTYRKLQFLYPQEKEFYITYIQYLEEESVIAELLWNAYEESLACCDRAIVNLPVEDSFYFYQKKLELFILMIDNDFSWYGPRKEGIQNYIRELLHNYPDNAEILKRLMALYRVTGNHEEEQRLLDKAYQIDPNDFTLLIQKAIEYEKNENYKMSVEILEKYIKGNNPVLFYMEIVYKKLIDLNTKLNNPERAAYYENLLDNL
- a CDS encoding tetratricopeptide repeat protein; translated protein: MDDKELKKKLSEARKNREYGQFPEALAILHQISNEFPNNAQYRYLLAATYYESWNTDAALKHAGEALSIDANHKQTYELLGDIYAKQNDTEKAIANYERAYQLDSQYLFVEEKLIKIYFKAENYEGVIHICDNLMSHVPIDKSTAKSRALTSVYLSTLLHKSYGFVYLKKYEEAIAGLLHRRKMNIELGLPTYAGQYKDDDESIFKMYYKLGNTEEINQYRELLKREYKISDEEIKILEEDAKGDIIINRQKYNIPW